One part of the Coffea eugenioides isolate CCC68of chromosome 10, Ceug_1.0, whole genome shotgun sequence genome encodes these proteins:
- the LOC113748614 gene encoding ras GTPase-activating protein-binding protein 1-like isoform X1, with translation MAMQSASAAAPLPTAQVVGNAFVDQYYHILHRSPELVYKFYQDSSVLSRPDSNGMMTSVSTMQAINDKIQSFDYKNYSAEIKTADAQDSYQGGVIVLVTGCLTGTDNVRRKFTQTFFLAPQEKGYFVLNDVFRYIEEFEASEVNSALPNGAAELPSTVTLASDPEPCPASDHSAFDSTTALEAEDTQNGAEVYDPSDSETGSVVEEVVNEPQSKSTPIETVMVIGSDLSATPEEKKSYASIVKVPKATPRSTPVYVPTSSARSVPANVNQQARSPEQTSPEPHASAPAVESGPESSNVHEEGYSIYVRNLALNATPQHLEEEFKKFGAIKCDGIQVRSNKQQGSCFGFVEFESLESMQNAIKASPVSIGGRQAVVEEKRTNTRVVSSGRARYPSTRGGFRSDSFRGRGSFGGGRGYGRSEFRNQGEFSSRPKASGARNVETYQRVEQSGSGRFNRQGANKGAISA, from the exons ATGGCAATGCAGTCAGCTAGTGCTGCTGCTCCTCTCCCTACTGCTCAGGTAGTAGGTAATGCTTTTGTGGATCAGTATTACCATATCCTTCACCGATCTCCAGAGCTTGTCTACAAATTCTATCAAGATTCAAGTGTACTGAGTCGCCCAGATTCGAATGGCATGATGACTTCTGTGTCCACCATGCAA GCCATTAACGACAAGATTCAGTCATTTGATTACAAGAACTACAGCGCTGAGATTAAAACTGCAGATGCCCAGGACTCTTACCAGGGAGGTGTAATAGTTTTGGTGACAGGATGCTTAACTGGAACTGACAATGTGAGAAGGAAATTCACGCAGACGTTCTTTTTAGCCCCACAAGAGAAAGGCTATTTTGTCTTGAATGATGTTTTCAGATACATTGAGGAGTTTGAAGCATCCGAGGTTAATTCTGCACTGCCAAATGGTGCGGCTGAACTTCCTTCAACAGTAACCTTGGCTTCAGATCCAG AGCCTTGTCCTGCTTCTGATCATTCTGCTTTCGATTCTACCACTGCTTTAGAAGCTGAGGACACCCAAAATGGAGCAGAAGTCTATGACCCTTCTGACAGTGAAACTGGTTCTGTTGTTGAAGAGGTGGTTAATGAACCTCAATCTAAGTCTACTCCAATTGAGACAGTTATGGTCATTGGTTCAGATCTTTCTGCCACCCCAGAGGAGAAGAAATCTTATGCCTCAATT GTCAAAGTTCCCAAGGCAACCCCACGTTCTACTCCAGTATATGTTCCTACAAGTAGTGCACGATCAGTACCTGCAAATGTGAATCAACAGGCGCGTTCTCCAGAACAAACTTCCCCTGAGCCACATGCCTCAGCTCCTGCTGTTGAAAGTGGTCCTGAAAGTAGCAATGTTCACGAAGAAG GTTATTCCATATATGTGCGGAACTTGGCTTTAAATGCAACTCCTCAGCACCTTGAGGAGGAATTCAAAAAATTTGGGGCAATCAAGTGTGATGGGATTCAAGTCAGAAGTAATAAG cAGCAGGGATCTTGTTTTGGGTTCGTGGAATTTGAATCTTTGGAGTCCATGCAAAATGCAATCAAA GCATCACCAGTAAGCATTGGAGGCCGTCAAGCCGTGGttgaagaaaagagaaccaACACGCGAG TTGTAAGCAGTGGACGGGCGAGGTATCCTTCCACTAGGGGTGGGTTTCGAAGTGATAGCTTCAGGGGTCGTGGTAGCTTTGGTGGTGGCCGGGGTTATGGCAGGAGTGAGTTCAGAAATCAGGGTGAGTTTTCCAGCAGACCTAAAGCCTCTGGTGCGCGCAATGTAGAGACTTACCAACGGGTAGAACAAAGTGGAAGTGGGAGATTTAATCGTCAAGGTGCTAACAAGGGTGCTATTTCTGCATAG
- the LOC113748614 gene encoding ras GTPase-activating protein-binding protein 1-like isoform X2, translating into MAMQSASAAAPLPTAQVVGNAFVDQYYHILHRSPELVYKFYQDSSVLSRPDSNGMMTSVSTMQAINDKIQSFDYKNYSAEIKTADAQDSYQGGVIVLVTGCLTGTDNVRRKFTQTFFLAPQEKGYFVLNDVFRYIEEFEASEVNSALPNGAAELPSTVTLASDPEPCPASDHSAFDSTTALEAEDTQNGAEVYDPSDSETGSVVEEVVNEPQSKSTPIETVMVIGSDLSATPEEKKSYASIVKVPKATPRSTPVYVPTSSARSVPANVNQQARSPEQTSPEPHASAPAVESGPESSNVHEEGYSIYVRNLALNATPQHLEEEFKKFGAIKCDGIQVRSNKQGSCFGFVEFESLESMQNAIKASPVSIGGRQAVVEEKRTNTRVVSSGRARYPSTRGGFRSDSFRGRGSFGGGRGYGRSEFRNQGEFSSRPKASGARNVETYQRVEQSGSGRFNRQGANKGAISA; encoded by the exons ATGGCAATGCAGTCAGCTAGTGCTGCTGCTCCTCTCCCTACTGCTCAGGTAGTAGGTAATGCTTTTGTGGATCAGTATTACCATATCCTTCACCGATCTCCAGAGCTTGTCTACAAATTCTATCAAGATTCAAGTGTACTGAGTCGCCCAGATTCGAATGGCATGATGACTTCTGTGTCCACCATGCAA GCCATTAACGACAAGATTCAGTCATTTGATTACAAGAACTACAGCGCTGAGATTAAAACTGCAGATGCCCAGGACTCTTACCAGGGAGGTGTAATAGTTTTGGTGACAGGATGCTTAACTGGAACTGACAATGTGAGAAGGAAATTCACGCAGACGTTCTTTTTAGCCCCACAAGAGAAAGGCTATTTTGTCTTGAATGATGTTTTCAGATACATTGAGGAGTTTGAAGCATCCGAGGTTAATTCTGCACTGCCAAATGGTGCGGCTGAACTTCCTTCAACAGTAACCTTGGCTTCAGATCCAG AGCCTTGTCCTGCTTCTGATCATTCTGCTTTCGATTCTACCACTGCTTTAGAAGCTGAGGACACCCAAAATGGAGCAGAAGTCTATGACCCTTCTGACAGTGAAACTGGTTCTGTTGTTGAAGAGGTGGTTAATGAACCTCAATCTAAGTCTACTCCAATTGAGACAGTTATGGTCATTGGTTCAGATCTTTCTGCCACCCCAGAGGAGAAGAAATCTTATGCCTCAATT GTCAAAGTTCCCAAGGCAACCCCACGTTCTACTCCAGTATATGTTCCTACAAGTAGTGCACGATCAGTACCTGCAAATGTGAATCAACAGGCGCGTTCTCCAGAACAAACTTCCCCTGAGCCACATGCCTCAGCTCCTGCTGTTGAAAGTGGTCCTGAAAGTAGCAATGTTCACGAAGAAG GTTATTCCATATATGTGCGGAACTTGGCTTTAAATGCAACTCCTCAGCACCTTGAGGAGGAATTCAAAAAATTTGGGGCAATCAAGTGTGATGGGATTCAAGTCAGAAGTAATAAG CAGGGATCTTGTTTTGGGTTCGTGGAATTTGAATCTTTGGAGTCCATGCAAAATGCAATCAAA GCATCACCAGTAAGCATTGGAGGCCGTCAAGCCGTGGttgaagaaaagagaaccaACACGCGAG TTGTAAGCAGTGGACGGGCGAGGTATCCTTCCACTAGGGGTGGGTTTCGAAGTGATAGCTTCAGGGGTCGTGGTAGCTTTGGTGGTGGCCGGGGTTATGGCAGGAGTGAGTTCAGAAATCAGGGTGAGTTTTCCAGCAGACCTAAAGCCTCTGGTGCGCGCAATGTAGAGACTTACCAACGGGTAGAACAAAGTGGAAGTGGGAGATTTAATCGTCAAGGTGCTAACAAGGGTGCTATTTCTGCATAG
- the LOC113748614 gene encoding ras GTPase-activating protein-binding protein 1-like isoform X3: MAMQSASAAAPLPTAQVVGNAFVDQYYHILHRSPELVYKFYQDSSVLSRPDSNGMMTSVSTMQAINDKIQSFDYKNYSAEIKTADAQDSYQGGVIVLVTGCLTGTDNVRRKFTQTFFLAPQEKGYFVLNDVFRYIEEFEASEVNSALPNGAAELPSTVTLASDPEPCPASDHSAFDSTTALEAEDTQNGAEVYDPSDSETGSVVEEVVNEPQSKSTPIETVMVIGSDLSATPEEKKSYASIVKVPKATPRSTPVYVPTSSARSVPANVNQQARSPEQTSPEPHASAPAVESGPESSNVHEEGYSIYVRNLALNATPQHLEEEFKKFGAIKCDGIQVRSNKGSCFGFVEFESLESMQNAIKASPVSIGGRQAVVEEKRTNTRVVSSGRARYPSTRGGFRSDSFRGRGSFGGGRGYGRSEFRNQGEFSSRPKASGARNVETYQRVEQSGSGRFNRQGANKGAISA, translated from the exons ATGGCAATGCAGTCAGCTAGTGCTGCTGCTCCTCTCCCTACTGCTCAGGTAGTAGGTAATGCTTTTGTGGATCAGTATTACCATATCCTTCACCGATCTCCAGAGCTTGTCTACAAATTCTATCAAGATTCAAGTGTACTGAGTCGCCCAGATTCGAATGGCATGATGACTTCTGTGTCCACCATGCAA GCCATTAACGACAAGATTCAGTCATTTGATTACAAGAACTACAGCGCTGAGATTAAAACTGCAGATGCCCAGGACTCTTACCAGGGAGGTGTAATAGTTTTGGTGACAGGATGCTTAACTGGAACTGACAATGTGAGAAGGAAATTCACGCAGACGTTCTTTTTAGCCCCACAAGAGAAAGGCTATTTTGTCTTGAATGATGTTTTCAGATACATTGAGGAGTTTGAAGCATCCGAGGTTAATTCTGCACTGCCAAATGGTGCGGCTGAACTTCCTTCAACAGTAACCTTGGCTTCAGATCCAG AGCCTTGTCCTGCTTCTGATCATTCTGCTTTCGATTCTACCACTGCTTTAGAAGCTGAGGACACCCAAAATGGAGCAGAAGTCTATGACCCTTCTGACAGTGAAACTGGTTCTGTTGTTGAAGAGGTGGTTAATGAACCTCAATCTAAGTCTACTCCAATTGAGACAGTTATGGTCATTGGTTCAGATCTTTCTGCCACCCCAGAGGAGAAGAAATCTTATGCCTCAATT GTCAAAGTTCCCAAGGCAACCCCACGTTCTACTCCAGTATATGTTCCTACAAGTAGTGCACGATCAGTACCTGCAAATGTGAATCAACAGGCGCGTTCTCCAGAACAAACTTCCCCTGAGCCACATGCCTCAGCTCCTGCTGTTGAAAGTGGTCCTGAAAGTAGCAATGTTCACGAAGAAG GTTATTCCATATATGTGCGGAACTTGGCTTTAAATGCAACTCCTCAGCACCTTGAGGAGGAATTCAAAAAATTTGGGGCAATCAAGTGTGATGGGATTCAAGTCAGAAGTAATAAG GGATCTTGTTTTGGGTTCGTGGAATTTGAATCTTTGGAGTCCATGCAAAATGCAATCAAA GCATCACCAGTAAGCATTGGAGGCCGTCAAGCCGTGGttgaagaaaagagaaccaACACGCGAG TTGTAAGCAGTGGACGGGCGAGGTATCCTTCCACTAGGGGTGGGTTTCGAAGTGATAGCTTCAGGGGTCGTGGTAGCTTTGGTGGTGGCCGGGGTTATGGCAGGAGTGAGTTCAGAAATCAGGGTGAGTTTTCCAGCAGACCTAAAGCCTCTGGTGCGCGCAATGTAGAGACTTACCAACGGGTAGAACAAAGTGGAAGTGGGAGATTTAATCGTCAAGGTGCTAACAAGGGTGCTATTTCTGCATAG